The sequence TCTGTGTGAATATATTAATACTCTAAAGAACTAGCAGCATTGTGACTGTAAACCCGTTCAGCAGCTTTCTGTCCTCTTAAGCAGCTTCTAagtgtttatttaaagtttGTTCTGAAGACGTGTAGTCGCTAATCGATAACCAACACTAGCGAACTGACTGTGCTCTCCCTGTGACTGTTGGTGATGATTATTCATACCCATGTGCTGTACAGACAGCAGAAAcgtgaaaatgagaaaacactgaAGGGAAAATATTATCTTTCACACATCCTTGCAGGAAAGTAAAATACTGGcagataaatcttttttttttcccccattaaaGGTCAACTTGCAAACGAGGCATCTTAAATAATACAGGCACGCACAAAAAGAAGCCAGTACTGTACTCAGGGCACAAAACAATagtgaaacatttttttcctatgAAATGGTTTTCTTTAAGAACAAATTTACTTATGGGTGACGATACAACAATACACTAGACCACCACGGAAATGGTGCATGTATAATttagtcatattttttttattatcatagCTATTATTTCGGTTCTTGTGCAACTGCTACATAATGACTCACATTCAAGATATTTTGTCACTCAGGAACAgctaaaaagtataaaaacaaacaaacaaaaaaaaatgtatactgTCAGAAATAAAATATGGTCCATGTCTGTGAATTCATAACAGAAACATTGAGCTTGGAAACTTCACCATTATTAAAACTGGATAGCATGACAGAAAAAAGTACTTAAATACTGTTCAAAGAACAAAATATATCATAATCATACTTCAATGTGACAAACACCAGCTGATAAGATTAGGTGATCACTGGTGGGTTtttatcttccttttttttctttcattaacaaattaaaatacacaTATTGCATGTCACTATAGCAACGCCCATTACAGGTCAATTTTTACGATCAGCATTTTGGTATAGCAAATCAAAAACcataacaaaatgaaataaattagaAATCAACATCAGACAAAGCCTGTTTTTCTCAATCATATGAATACTTAACACCCACAGTATAAGTTAATAAAGTCAAGCTACTGTATATAAATACATCACCGGCATGCACAATATTGAATAATCGATATTATTGTTGTCATCATCTTACACTGAAGAAACAGTATAGTAGGCAAGtgcatttaataaaacaaacacagaagtaAACCACAAACTCTgaagctgcttttattttgtattttttgtctttttttttcgttttattttgttaagtcTCTGCCTTTTAGTAATCTTCACCTCCAAAGGAATCGATGGTTCCAGCGACAAAACGGACTAATAGAACGAggggaattaaatttaactAACCAATCCTCAGATATTTTCACTCCCGTCTAATTTAACCTCTAAAATTTGGGGGACTTGACTGGTTTGAAACTTTCTCTTTGTTTGCTAGTGTGAGTTTAAAGCATCAGTGGCTTTCAGGGCTCTTTCTCTTACGTAGACTACTACTGGAACCAATGCAAACTAGTTTTGTGAGGCATTCCCATTCAAGCATTTTCTCTCTCAAGTGACTCAAATGCATCTCTATCACGCAAAAACCTAACTAAGCAGCTTATCTTGACAGAACAAGTTCAGTTCCTACGCCAGTGTGAGGCTGCCATTTCaatccaacaacaaccacttcAGGCTGATTGACTGACATATCAGTGGTTTTGGCAAATGTCAAAGAGAAAATCAAGAAGACGGAGGCCCCTTTCaactgtatatatatttctatatatatttaaactaaGATTTAACCTCCACTCTCACCTCTcttttgattcttttcttttaacacatggaaaaataaagaactgctgCTGCGGTAGTATCATCGGCAAAAGCGGCTGCCAAAGTCCACCGGcccttcatattttttttttcgaaGTGCggtttctttttaattgttgCCCTCCCCTCCCTCGTCATCCTGCTGGTCACTTGTCCACAGTGTCAAGTTGTCTCGGAGCAGCTGCATGATGAGAGTGGAGTCTTTGTAGGAGTCCTCGTTGAGGGTGTCGAGCTCAGCGATGGCGTCGTCGAAGGCGGTCTTGGCCAGATGACAGGCCTGCTCGGGGGCATTTTGAATCTCGTAGTAAAACACAGAGTAGTTGAGAGCTAAGCCCAGGCGGATGGGGTGGGTGGGCTGCATGTGCTCTTTGCTGATCTCGTGAGCCTCGTTGTAGGCCTTCTCTGAAGACTCCACCACGGTGGCCCTCTTCTCTCCCGTGGCCACCTCAGCCAGGTATCGGTAGTAGTCGCCCTTCATCTTCAGGTAGAACACTTTGCTCTCGTGCTGCGTGTCACTGCAGTTCTTGATCAGGAAGTTGTCCAGGAGGTTGAGCACATCCTGGCACACGGCCTCCAGCTCCTTCTCAATCTTCTCCCGGTAGGCCCGCACCATCTCAATCTTTTTCTCATTGCCGTCGGCCGAGGTCTTCTGCTCAATGCTGGAGATCACCCTCCAGGAGGAGCGACGGGCACCCACCACGTTCTTGTAGGCCACAGACAGCAGGTTCCTCTCCTCATTGGACAGGGCTTCGTTCAGCTCTGTTACCTggaagaacaagaaaaagaagaagaagcagatggACTGTTAAATAACAGCACCAGACTACATTCactttgtggggaaaaaaaaagttaaagcaaGAACATTTCATCCAAGAAATGACCTCAAGAAGTCAGTAATATGATTTAGTAAAAATGACAAGGCTGTTGCTGTTTAACGGTTGCATCTTCTCAAAACAGGGTGATTTTGTGCTCTTTAGTGGTTTGTAATGGAAGCATAGAACTCCatgaaatttttaattttaaagactAAACAAATGTAGAGATCAACcaataacaaaaacagctgtTAGTTGCAGTCCTAATTGCCACAACTCGGGCTTCTTTTGCATGAAATAACCTGGGTTAATGGGGCCATCCGCAGCAAAGAAGATGAGCAATATTTCACGTCATGTGCAATTCCAGTTTCCATGGCAATCCATTCATTTAGTGCACCAGTAGCTTCAGCTGCCACGTGGACAGCTAATGCTAGTTAGTGAGAAATGATATTCAAGATAGTTGGCAGCAGTGGGGGGTTGGGAGAGGAAAGGAGGACTGGAGATGGCTAAAATGTTCCCACGAGCACTCGGGGGCAGCTGCACTGTAAATGAAAACCATCACTGCTCAGGCGGTTCACATGTCCCAGTGACCTTCTCCCCAACTGAAACTGACCTTTTTACCTGTCTAAAACACCACACGGTGACATCACTCTGAGTTAGGCTGTTAATTTGAGATTTTGATGAATCCGAATGCTGGCCAGGCAGTCCTCAAAGAGACTGGGTTATGTAACTCGAGGCTTTTATATTGGAAACGTAGTTTGTGCCGGTACATGGACTCTTGCAGATCAATAATCGGTACGAAACATGGTGCTTAGGCTTATCATAACCTTtcaccaagaaaagaagaaagagcttattgcaatttttttgcaGGTTTTACTCAAAAAGCTTTTCGTTTTGTGCAAACATTTCTCCTGAGCAGGTCTGACATTCTCTGCTCAGGCAGAGGAGCACAAACATGGCGCAGACTCGCTGATGTCACAGCGATGGAGAGCAAAGCTCTCAACTCATAGGGATTGAGTGGCCTTTGCTCTGCTTGTTCAAAACTGTCACACAAACCCAGTGATACCATCAGACTGcagatgaaaaacacacaaaacagtcaaatgaggTAGATTACTGCTAATCTGATGACTCAACCTATGTGGGGGGGTTTTGTtgtaaaaagaaaggaaacaggTCACTGCTCTAATTATTGTGATGCTTCCAACTGGAACTACACTAGTACACTATATATAAGTATAGTTATACTATTATAtatgtacaaaataaaacaaatacctCATTGCTGATAACATGGTCataaaacaagacaagaacGACTGAGGTTGATACAGAGTTATCAATCAGTcgtttaaatgttttatcagGCAAAAATGAGATCAGCTGTGAAAAGAGTTCTGTGCCAGTTCTGTCTTTTGGGCTGTCTACCAGCACTGGTTGGGAAACTTTTGAAGGGCATTTCTTGTAATTATTCACATTTCTGCCTACATTTTTCACGAGGAACACAACGGTGACAGCCTATCATTTGTCTTCTCTGGCTGCAACGGCGAGGGATTCCCTTTGATTAGAGAGGGAGAGTACACACCCCTGCAAAAGGGCCCACTTTGGACCGCACTGACATGGCAGATTGCTTAAAGAGAAAGGAATCCCTCCCCTGCACGCACATCATCCCACCTCCTGCAACCAGAAACCCTCGATGACAAGTGCTCCACAGGGGCTCAACCCATCTCGCATAAGGCAAAATGTTCCTCGTTTTAAAAAGTGTGGGATGATTTTAATCCGTGTGTGAGCTCACGGACGCTGTGCTGAGACTACCGGGATGTTGCTGGTTCCAGTATGAGCTGGTGTGACacagcagttttttaaaaaaaaaaaacctgttactGAATCCACTTCCCAGAATTTCTTAAGGggccagagaaacaaaaaaaaaaaaaggcagacaaAGGCTCTGTCCTCAGCACCATCCATTAAGAGCTGAGAAAGCTACAGTGAGGCAGGCCAGCATGTCATCTTCTTCACATCAAATATTACACCATTAACCAGGGTCATTAACCAAAAATGGCATTAAAATGCTACCAGATATCAGCCCTTGATACACAAGCAGCATGCACAGAAGGTGATATCTGacaaataaagtaataaataggAAGGAAATTCCTGTAATCAAATCTGACCACACTGACTCACTGCAATATGACAAAGAATATTCTAGAGAGATTCTGCTGCCTCCTACGTTTGTTTGGAGGAGAGCGTTTAGTTTATGAAAGCTTTTTCTTTGTCCAAAGCAATCATGCTCCAATTTATCCTCCAAGCCTCGAGtagaaacattaaaatgatcGCCATCAttcttattgttttaatttatgtgacaaagagagaggagaggaggcggCGGAGGAGGAGTGGGAGGAGAAGAGGACGAGGAGAAGGGGGGGCAAGAGCAGTTGATAGGCTTTTTCCTGAGCAACCTCACATGGCTCCCAGCAGCAGAAGCTCTTAGAAATTCAGCAAATTGGAGGAATGGGAGGTGTGGTGGTGAAAgaaggggagagaaaaaaggaaatcagcAAATGTGTCAGAGCAGAGCCGTTCCACGATTCGAGTCTCTTCTTAGCCTGAGAGTGAAAGCTCGGGCCTGCATGCGTTTCATTGTAACGCGCCCTCAATGAGCGGCACGGCCGATAGAAAGGCACCGCCCAAGGAGGAGCCGATTTGGACGGgaatcagaaaaaaaagcctCTGAGCCGTCAGTGAACTGGCgacagcacaataaacacaatgaaCGTTATTTCAGAATGACCCCCAGATGTAGTGCTGTAATATCGAGAGCCAGTTGTAACCGCAGCTTTACAGCTGCGAGCCTTTACGCAGGGCGAGCCTTTACGCAAACGCAGCAGCTTTACACCGATATTCACGCACATGTAAGCCACAGTtatcatctttctttttttgtattttactgttattttgaaTTGACTTACCGATTTCATAGCAGCTGCCATGTCATCATATCTCTCAGCCTGTTCAGCCAGCCTGGCTTTCTGCACCAGCTGCTCGCGATCAACCATTTTTTAGATGATGTTTGGTTGCTTTGTCGAGCTGCTCTACGTGAAGTTTGGGGAAAGAAATTACTTAAATTTTAAATCGCAATGCAGTGAAATCCTACGCGAACCTAATGCTGCAGCTGTTCCCTGCTGTCTGTCTGAGCTCCGTGCAGACGGGAcaccctctcctctctcctcgctccctccctccctgcctttcctcctccttctcccccctccttctcctcctcctcacacacacacacacacacacacacacacacacacacacacacacacacacacacacacacacacactcttcccGGGCTGCGTCATCACTGGAAAAGGTGGGTGTCTGTGCCAATGATGTAACACTCCATACATGGGAAGTAGAGGGCCAGGCCTatggggatggatggatgggagcaAAGGTGAGCTATAGATGAATTATGGGAAATGGGGTCCCCAGCAGAGCGACAAAAAGGCCTGCCTAAAGCACAGACTGTATAAATGATGGACATACCGCGGTGACGTCACCCACCGGTTTTGGACTGTGTATTTTCCGCGCTGTTATGTTAGTTTTTCGGATCCAGTATAGTGCCCATACTTGAATGAAAAGGTGGAGTGCAGCTGTATCTTGCATCTTGACATCACACAGCTGAGGCCATTGTATTGcaaggatagacaatataaaagaTGGGTGTAGCTTCTGGGACTGAAAAGTGAAGTCATTGCAGTGCCTTAAACTGCATTCTTTTTAGAGGCCTCCAGGGTGCGATAGCTTTGGCTGCAAAACAGAAgcctacaaaacaaacaaacaaacaaaaaaacaacccagcCCTTTTCCCtaagcaaagaaaacaattttccaGTGAGTTTAATGGCACAGTCACTAGTTTTGGGTCATACTTATAAAAAATTAAGTCCATTTTGAAAATTCTGGTCATTCCTAGTGTCAGAAAGGTGGGACATCCAGGTTACAATTATTGACAAGCCATTAACCAATGAGTACACAGGTTCACAGCCTTGCTTGTTAGCCTTAATTTCAGCAAACATGACTTTAACATTATTATGTAGACACTATTTTTTAAGTCAGTTTTGTAACTTCAAAGGTTTGTGATGTATACACTGCATCCACACTTCGCCATCTCTGCACTAAATGCTTGATCCAAACACAGATAAAGATGAATTCATCCACTATAATCACATGACCCTATTATTTTGAACTTTCCATTTTGAAACCTTAACGTTAGCATTTTGGCCTCCTTTATTTGCCAGCTGTTTAAGATGGTCAGAGTCAGAAGCTACCATATTTGGACAAGATTTCGAGTTATCAGCCAAAGTTAGCCAGCTTGGTTAGAAAGCGCTATTCTTTAACCAGTAACGTCCAAGAAAGCTACACTATATATCAAATAATCACATTTCAAAGCTCCAAACATAGTAAAGAGGTCTTTCAAAGAAAAGGGTATTTTAACATGAGTGACACCATACAGAACAAAGCAGGCATCACTGATAACAGATTGGTTTTATTCAGTCAGGCACAACATGAAAACAAGGAGATGAGGTgcaggtgggttgcaaagcagcttgtaGATGCACAATAGGCAACTGTAGGCAAGATAAATCAGTAAAGCTATCACTATAGGTAGGTGTAATTACATTTGTGGTCTGGCAGGGAAGGTGGTCACCATGACAAAGCATGGTAATGACTGATAACATTGCTCACTGGCCAATTCTTCCCCCAAGGAGAGGAAATACCTCAATAAAGTGTAGTAAGAGTGAGactcaagcataaaaaaagctTTGTAAAGTTCCAATCAAGGGAAAAAGCATATCAAGCTCTCCAGTATTCATCTTATTTATGTTTAATACAGGATTAAATGCCCTCTTGACCGCACTCACATTGGTAGAATATGGACAGTAACTACACTCACCTACAAGGCAGCATGATAAAGTGCCTTTAAATAAAGGAGATGCAATGCAGTGTCATATGAGCTGCTGTTGTAATTATGGGGGAGGTATgaagaagaagtggaaaagatgTGATCCATTGTGCCTCTAACATGCCTAAGTGCAGAACTGGGTGCTATTTCAAGTGAGTAAAAACACGATTAGTGATTATTAGGGTGCTGTCACGTGTGAGAGAACATGATGCCATGATGAGTGCTCTTGCAGTGAACGAACACAAGGTGAACAGCCCTTctgatgaaaaacaagaaatgcTGTGCCCTTTACAATGCCCTTATGTTGGACTGGTCTGACCATTATGGTAACAATTACAcccttaaaacattttttttgttgttgtagttggCATTTATTAATGTAGATGATTTTAAAACCACGTCAGTACAACTAGTGGTTTGCCTTTATAtgtctctcttctcttttggtctatgcagtttttttccaatttaaaaCACGAATGACACCATACAGAACAAAGACGGGAACAAATACTATCAGGTAGTAATATTTACctgatagtatttttttttcgaCAATATAGAAAAAATGCACCATCTCTGCACTACAAGCATAGCAGTTCAACAGCATTCTCTTAACCTACTAGTTTTTGGTAGTTTTATTtgtaaaagtgttttaaaatttttacaCGCTCTTTTCTGTTGGACATCCTTCTCTCAAAATGCAAAGTTGCAACTTTTCATCTTGAATTAATCTACACTTGTAAAGAGGGAGATTAGCTCTGGGTTAGCCAGTGGTGCTAGATAGATAGAGAAAAATGATATTAATACAAACAGATTTGCAGAATCTAACAGGAGACAGGCTTTTTTTGTCCAAAGGTTGAATCaaaagctgcaaaagcaagggCTTAATGAGAAAGCTCAAGTTTAAGGTTTTATAACCTTCATCCATACATTTTCTTAACAACTTAACCAAATTAGGATTGGAGCCAGCTCTCAGGCCAAGAGGCAAGGAACCATTCCACACAGGGCAAACATAGAAAAACAGACATAATTTACTTTCACATCCAACCCTTCGGCAAATTTATAGTCAGTCACTAACTAGCTTAACCATATATCTTTGGTCTGTGGCACAGGGAAAATACCGGGAGGCCCGAGCCAAGGGGCAAGTTCAAACCAAGAACCTTCTTGCTCTGAGATGATATTACTAACCCCCGTTAACTATGCCACCTGCTTTGATGGTTTCTATTTTATGGTTATAAGGTACTGACTTATTATAACAGGATAAGGAATTCCATTTTATTTCGTTTGAGAGTGCAATCCAGAACTTCTGACACAATATcg comes from Astatotilapia calliptera chromosome 14, fAstCal1.2, whole genome shotgun sequence and encodes:
- the ywhag2 gene encoding 14-3-3 protein gamma-B; translation: MVDREQLVQKARLAEQAERYDDMAAAMKSVTELNEALSNEERNLLSVAYKNVVGARRSSWRVISSIEQKTSADGNEKKIEMVRAYREKIEKELEAVCQDVLNLLDNFLIKNCSDTQHESKVFYLKMKGDYYRYLAEVATGEKRATVVESSEKAYNEAHEISKEHMQPTHPIRLGLALNYSVFYYEIQNAPEQACHLAKTAFDDAIAELDTLNEDSYKDSTLIMQLLRDNLTLWTSDQQDDEGGEGNN